In the genome of Populus trichocarpa isolate Nisqually-1 chromosome 10, P.trichocarpa_v4.1, whole genome shotgun sequence, the window aaatttgcacagactcacattattttgtgcttaatttttatcaaataaatagggatggtgagattcgaactcgtgaccgcttggttatcaaggctctgataccatgtcaaagaaccttctcaacccaatagcttaagctttcaTGTGAGGTCccagaatataatttatattattctctaacaagtaagaatttaaggtttttttatttgataaatgttCATTTCACAtcattttactttgaaaaatttatattttgatccaaaactcTATTTTAATCACATTTCAGACTATgagttttagaaaaaagataaaaattcattaaaaatagcgaaagagagagaaacacatACACTGACAAGGTTTTGTTTGTGAAAATAGCTTAAATGTGTGTCAATGTGTTATTCTTGACAAAAAGAGTGCTACTATAATGTTTTTAAGCTTTATATTGTCAAAAAAGATAAATGGAGGTTGagagaattatttttaagttaaactttgtgttttaaaattattttagagttTCTTTTTAGTTGATGGATTAGTTTAGAGacaatttaaaagtatttataagatgtttttaaataaaaatatattaaaaaatagaattttaaataaaaaactccaACCCAATTCTTTAACCACTtctctattataaaaaaaatataaagcaaatgattgtcatttgttttattaaaaaaaaaaataaaggacaaaTACTATGTCATCcatcaaagataaaataaaatggctCTTTCATCTTTTGGATAAGCATGCCGAGTCACTTGGCCCCACAAACATGGCTTGTttctagcttcttttttttcttttatgaatctTTATccttgagttttaattttatttcattaaaattaattatttaaaaacacataaggatattattttagtaaatacttgaattattaagaatatatacgaaatattattttattagatatcatttaatttttattttattttaaaataaaattataatattcattatataatattagtaaGAGATGTTTTTTGGACAACCTATCATGATATTCCTTATCTTTGCACATTCGGTGTCAGAGACTATAATAATAGATTCCATGGAAAACATTAAGGGTAAGATTcaattattaaatgataatCGACTAAAATAGTGTTTGGAGCCgatctgtattttttaaaaattcaaaattatttttattaaaaattaatttttttttatattttggatcgttttgatgagctgatttcaaaaataatttaaaaaaatatcattttgatgcatttcagaataaaaaatactttgaaaagcaatcgtcACCATACTCCCAAACAAGAATTAAGAACATGTTTAAAAATGTAGTAGATgatgagttttaaaatattttttactcgaaaatatattaaaaaatatatatattttttaattttttaaaatttatttttaacatcaatacattaagacaattcaaaaacactataaaaaaaaataaattttaaacaaataatactTTGCCCCATTTAACTATAAACAAAATCATCGTATTCTTAATCTATTTGTCACATCATGAAACATGATGATCATTAACTGGCAAACACAACACCAACACCATTACGTAGAAATCAAGTATGAAGGGCTCGTAAATCTAGTcgatatatgtataaattagcCCGAAcattcacattaataaaaacaaaaaatcatgtgTGACACTTAAAATTTATCATaacaaattgatcaaattataaagtaatccctatatttttaagaaattaatagctcactccctttttttaaaataagccATATTTTACCTCCATGTTATCATTTCCATTTACTGTAACTTAGTTCTTCCTTTAGTTTTACATTATAAAAGTGGTAAACCATTACTTTAggtattagtaaaaaaaaaaaaaaagtatctatTAACGGATTGACGGTCAAAGCTTCTCAATTGAGTaactttttggtttttaaaaacaGAAGGACTAACATATTGGTTTATTGAGAATATGAGgattcaattataatttacttCAGGAAACAAATATGATGCTATTGACATCCCCACAAGTCAACTGGCAcaattattgtttatataaaatttcaaaattatttattcttaattttaaaattttatttttaaaattttattgtaatgAAGTGACAGAGTATGCTAagagtatatcaaaataaaacactgttgttttaatataaaaattaatttacaggTTGACTGGATAACCTTATAACCTAGATGTTTTTCCAAGTTAGTTTTGAATGAATGGAGTGTTATTAGTTAGTTCAGCGTGATGATTGGACTGAAAATCTTTCGTTCTAAATTGTCAACCATTCAGAATTGTTTTGTGCGTGAGGATGCCAAATTACCAAAACTAAACCCTATTTATAATCCATCACCTATCAATAGTTATGTAAGAGTTCCAGCTTGTTTTCTGCAGCTGTGCCAAAACCTGGAGGGTCTATACTAGCCCAGCAGTCCTTCCCCCGTCGTAAGGTAAGAGCCCAGCACCAGCAGTGTCCTTCCTCCGTCGTAGAGGGGTCCATACACGAGATGGCCAGAGATAGTCAGTGATTTCGAAATATTCCTTTTCAGACTGCAACAATTGATAAGGTTTTGTGGCTGTCATGGCGAAGGCAAATTAAAGCACATGAGATTCAGTGGTGAGAAGCTATGGAAAGTGGCAAAAAGAAACAGCGAGAACATGAAACACGCATTTGAACATGAAAAAGTAAATAAGCTGAACATAATTAATGGGCCATAGAAGCGAAGGTTTTTTCAATGGCTTCAAACTTTTTGGCAGCGTGCTTGATTGTTGTCGCCGAATTTCTTGGCAGTGTGCTTGCTTGAATTGCGGATGTATCACATGGATGATATTTTCGTTCTTTTGAGgcatcaaataatatggtgTCACGAGAATTAAGCAAATAGAAAAGCATTAAATTTACGGAAATCTTTTCCTGTGGTCTTGGTGTAGTTGTTGGCTTTGCTAGCTTCTCCAAGCTCACCACTAATCCTATCTGTCCTTTGCGTCCCATGAACTGATACAAGCAATAGCCTGCCCGTGATTCTGGTTTAATTGATTGCAGACATGTTCATCAACAAACGCAGGTGTCCGCCCTCCAAATAACTGCCATGAACCCAGTTTCCACCTGCTGGGATTTCATTTGTCTTTCTTAGTTCTGAGTTCGAATTAATGCTGCTTTCTTGATTCTGAAATCCGCCTCAACAAGTTATTTGAGAAGGCAAAGAGGGGGGAAAATGACTATCCAGTTGCTTGGATTGGAAATTCTAGTTTCTTTTACGGTGGAGTTACAATGGTTTCATTGTATAATGCTGGTTAAGTCACAATCAGCCcagtttttgtatttaatcaGCATTACAATTACAGGAATATTTGCTCAAATGGGTCACAGGATTCACAAAAACACAGAGagctgtttatttatttttcgtatCCAAATACAGGACATGAAAACCCTTTCAGCCTCACACTTCTTAGATACATAACGACATCAGGAGAGACATCCCCACTATATTCACACACATGCAACAAACATCTTCCATTGCATACTCACTACAGCAGAAAGCCCATAAAACCAGACACAAGCAGCGCTTGCCTGCTTAAGCTCTGCGGCACACATCTCCATCGCAGACCCAtccttcctttcccttttcagTTCCAGTATCTTCATCTTCCTTCAAAGCACACTTAGGGTGAAGATCAAAGTCACATTGTTTGCAATAGAAAGACCACCTATATCCCGTTTCCCCACAGCCATCGCAACCGTATGCACTGCGTTTAGTACGTATCAGCTCATGCTCAGTATGAAGTTCGTGTTTCACTTTCTCTGGCCACCCCTTTGCCTTTTCCTCAAGCTCCTCCTCCAATTGCTTTAGATGTTCCTCGGTAAATGGAAAAGCATCTGCCCCGTAAGCTGTCAAGTGCATCCGAGCTTCCTTGGTAATGGTCCGGCCACTTGGGCCAATCGCTACAGCTGCAGGAATgccttgaattttgaatttccgACTCAGGATTTGTTTCCTTCCATCACCAAATGGAAGGGCTAACCAAGGCATTTCTGAATAGAACTCGTCAAAAGTGGATTGATCTCTGTCGCTTGAGATGAAGATCACCTCAAATGCattgtcttttcttttaattgtgtgGTATGCTTCAATTAGCTTGGGTAAAAAGGCACGACATGGAGGGCACCATTGAGCTGAGAAGTAAAGAAGAATGTTCTTTCCAACTAGTTCAGACACTGGGACCTAATCAAGAGCAAACcatttgtataatataaaaaaccttaGCTAATGAATTCAATTCGTGATAATAAGAAAGTTATTGAAAGTAATGCAATAACAACATGCGAGGTTAGCATAGAACAAAAAACATTACCTTGGAGCCACTTTTGTCAATCACAAAATCATTTTCCCCATTAACCAAAACTGACTCAAGCGTCTGCGATTCCAGTTTTGCCTTTTCAATTGCAGCTAGCTCGTCAAGCTTTTCCGGTGTAAATGGGTAGGCTTCAATACCATGTTCTTCGATTAGTTCAGCTACATATGGGTTCAAAGTCTTCCCATCTTGGCCAATTATGACAAGATTAGGAATGGTTCTAAGTTCAAAATACCGCACTAGCTTCTCGCAGCTCTTGTCCTTAAAAGGCAATGCCAACCAAGGCATTGTCTCAAAACTCTCTTTGAAgtcttcttcttcgtcgtctAGAGATATTAGGACTACTTCGAAGTTCTCTCCTTTTTCCTTGAGCGTCTTATACAGTTCCACTAGTTTAGGAGTGAATTCACGGCACATCCTATGAGCATGGGCTGAAAAATACAAGCCAACCAATTTTCCTTCAAGGTCCAACACAGGGATCTGCCATTACAGATAGCAAAAATGTGAATTATGGCatcatcaattcaatttcaaaactaGCTAATTGAATGAAACATCTACCTTTTTTCCATCATTTGAAATCACATAATCACGTGAGCTGGAAACCAAGATAGAGCTTATGGTTTGATTCTTCTTAGCATTCTCTTCTTGCTCTTTCAGGAAATTCAGTCTATCAAGGTTGAACGGATACCCATCCACGCCATGTTCCTTGACATGTCTAACTCCATTATCGGAGGAAACCTTACCATTAGTATCAAAAATGACAAGCCTAGGGATCCCTCTTACTTTGAACACTTCCTTAAGACGTTGGCGGGTCTCCGTATCAGAGAAGGGAATAGCAAGCCAAGGCATTTCGGAGAAGTATGTATTGAAGGATTCATCGTCTCCGTCAGAAGAAATGAAGACCACCTCAAAGCCCCCTTTGGATGATAGTTGTTCATAGACTTCTACCAACAGTGGAGTGAAATTACGGCATGGGCCGCACCACGAACCAGAGAAATAGAATCCCACAATCTTCCCAACCAAATTACTGACCTTAACCTAAAAATTAGTGTCGAGcataatcagaaaaaaaacattagcccATAAATTAAGAGGGTAAACAAAAACTGAGGCTTTTCTTAATCATAAAAGCTCTAGAAATTGGTCATAAACTTGTTCTTCAGCAAGGGTCGCACTCTAATTTAAACATGATATCCATCTTAATTACGAGAAAAAGTTTAATAAGACAAGTAGAAGTAGATCGCATAAGACCAGAGAAATCCATAAGCTAAAAGCAGTACCTGGTCACCATTGTTGCGGATGAGAAAGTCCCTCTCTTCCGACGAAAGAAGGGATGAAAGGTCGTGCGAAACGTCTTCGTTGGCCATTGTTAAGTGATGAACTACTCAAAATGCTATAACAATTGCCGATTCCAAACGCTATTTATTGGGACAAACTGGGATGGTTCCTTCTAAGTTACTTGCACAGCACGCCGAGTGAACTATCAGACGTCAACGATGACATGTAAATTTGGATGGTGATGACAAAAACATCATTCTCCTTATCTAAATACCAGCAGGTTCGAGAAACTGGTATTAAACATGCTTTCCCACGTGCAACACACCTCCTctggctttttttatttaaaaagaaaaagaaaaagaaaaagaaaaagaaaaagaaaaaacatatattttttttaatttctctctcttttatttttttagtcactCTTcactttttaccttttttttttttttcaagaatctgAATTCTAggtttcttctttaattataaaaaacctCTTATGATTTGATTATGtgaaattatactttatattttttatcaaataaatttttttaaattgataaaatatccaAATTGTCTTTATCTATAATATATGAGAAAATCAATTGAATAATAGATCATATACTCACACTCTCTTTCTTGTcctactttctctctctacaaatcATATTCTCTCCCTTCTTTGACAACTATtatcataatttgtttaatcGGTCTGTTTTTTGTTCTCGTTTTGTGGGGAGTTCCTTCCTTTTCATGTTTAGAACTCGACGAAGTTGGAATCTTTTTCATTGTTGTTAGTCCAAAGATCACTATTACATAtggttttagtaattttaatgaTCACAACAATTTAGTGAATTTAATATGTATATGAAGATTTGATATTATAAGGATTTTTCTACTATGTCAAATTAGAGCAAAATAGATTCTTTGGATGTAAACTTAACTTTGGATGCCTAAACTTAGAGTTATGTAATCAAGTctttacataatttaatttttcacacaaaaatgatttttatccaaaaagattctttattattgaatttttacatATTGAAAAATAGTTTACGAGAAAatctttcataaaatatttcagattgttactaaattttttttagaatgaaaagtataaacttaattaaatgaTTTCTTGTGTTTTGATCACACTAAACATTTCTTGTTCATTTTCAACTAAGTGGGTAGCTAAGTGAGTTGTGACTTTTCCATACTCAAAAGTGCATAATACAACTATGTCATTCTACTTTGCTAAACACACCAAGCATGTTTAAATTTCTCATTTAGCAATAATCAATGGAAGGTAATAAAATAAGTTGGATTTGAGTTTTACTTAATTGTTCCATCTAAAACATCCAAATTCATTATCCAACTCTGACCTAATTAAATTAGGTTAAATCGGGgatgaaaaagtttttttttcaagttaaattttatgttttaaaaccaGTTTAGGAGTTTTTTGAGTTGACAgtaggggtttttttttgttcggtttggttttgggaaaaaaaaagataacttcattgaaatttacttttttaaggTTTTCAACCCGAAATCAGTTCAAAGCTATCGGGTGCGGCTTGGTTCagtcttttttgtttcaaaacttGTTCAGATCGACATTATTTCAATTGAGAGTTTTTATAAGCCTcgctttttaggtttttattacAATGGATCCaagttatttttactatttttgggtttttcaagatttgttttgaattttttcataaaaggtTTGAGTTGTTTTATTACAAAGGCTTTTCATGcctataaataattatatgaatttttactTCAATATAAACATACATAGTTGATGCGAATTCGGAGAGTAAAACCCCTTGAACCctcacacaagaaaaaaaatccaagaaagctaaaatcaaGTTGAAAAGAACCCAACCTAGTGGTTATCTAAACTAAAGAATCATAGTTATTGGATGAAAAAACTTAACCCAATAATTATAATGAACCACTAACTAAAGGTATAAGGATGAAACCCCAACCCGTTAAATATTGTAATAAATAACGAACTAAGAACTATAGGTGTAAGGATGGATATCATAAAGAGAGTTgatctttgataagttttttaaaaagttccATGAGGAACCAAGAGTATAAGTAAACTCTTTCACACACAATAATATTCTGAATAATCAATCCGtctcaaattattaaaaaaaactaaatataagttaaataaccatatttatactaggtaaaataaaaaaatgctaaaaaaataacaaaagagttctaaatgaaatagaagaaagaatTCTAAATTAATTGAGAAACTAATGCAATTCTTGTATAGTAGCTTTTGATCTTTATCGTAAGGCcttatcaatatttaattgcTATTATATTTCAACTCCATATAAAACAAGGATTTTAGAATCATTAAGAAAATTTGAAGCCCAATCCACATGTAAGCaggaaaataagttgaatccGTAAgtcctatagaaaataaaactcaaatatcttgaaataatcactaaatatttctttaacCTTCTTAGCTCATAACCTGGCACATGTAATTAATCATATGGTATTGCTTGATGGTTTTAACAACAATGCTTCAATTCAtccaaattaataacaaaaaaagtaaatgaaatctaaaaagctACTCTCCATGAAAAGATGACAAAAAAAGCTTTCATCAAAATCTTAACCATCTCATAATTATCACTCATAAATTATCACAACAAGTAGCTCCCTAGTTTTCAATATTCGTAATTAATGAGTCAATATTCGTAATTATCACTCATAAATTATCACTCATGGTTTATAAGgtgttttataggtgttttgggtcaaaacagGTTTTTAGGTCAAATGAGCATAAACTCTGATTTTCCGACAACCACAATGGCTAGAACCTGGGCAAAACAGGTGTACATGACTGTCACACCCAAGAGCATTAATTGGGTTTGGCAGTCATGCCAAATCCAAGGCACTTGGGGCAAGCAGTCATAAAAGACTTAAGCGTCTTGGGTCAGGCAAGGATTGAGTCTGACAGCGTTAcccttgggtctgacatggttGCCTGCCTAAGCACCTTGGGTCAGGCATGGATTGAGTGTGGCAGGCAAGCCAGACCCAATCCATGGGTTTGGTATGGTTGCCATCATAGTTATCAGACTCGGCTTGACCCTGCAGGTCAACTCAGGACCCGGGTGACCTAGGGCCTTAGCTAggtatatttcatttaaaattcagGCCTGCAATTGACCTAGATAAAACCGGTCATCTTGTCGGATTAACCCAGAACTCGGGTGACCCAGTAAAACCCGGTAaagacctgttttttttttttcaaatatattttttctcttagccagagacccatttttttttatattttttagttgtttataactcatttcaaagttcactatataaatactagaagaatgtttttattttttcaaagtaagttttgaagccctttagtatatatattctatgttcacaataaaaggttatgttttttcaatgtgggataaaaaacctttttgatttaaatatttcaacttaaaataatatgatagtATCTTGcaaatgtgggataaaaaaccttttaaaataacattttaaacttaattatttacaacatgtataaccCATATCCACAtagattatttcttaatttttttcatatgaaatattaaaacctcaaatattattttaaaatttttctaaattgacCCGAGTCAGCCCGTGTAACCTGGGTCTCGGCTCCTGGGCCGGGTCAACCCTTGGGCCGAGTTTGATAATTATggatgcaataaaaatataacttcaaagaatacaattaaaaaaaaataaagtgacgtgaccggttaaaaaaataaaaactgaaaaaatgcatagaacctctttttttttttttgttcaaggagcctcttttaaataatattgatttttttgttacgtGTTTAATTTTCGGAATAGTTTTTTTGGTTCAtctatagttttgtttttattttttatatagataaactgtgtttttgaaaataaaaaatgtttatttttagatgatatttttaatatgagtagttttacatgttatttttttaaaaaaattattcaattaatttaatgtcttatttttcaagattcaaTATATTGATCTACATTTGTCTCTCGGTTTTCTAAGTTTTGTTTTAAGatgtcattaatgattttttattgatttattagcGCACGTAATTCTTAGTTTATTTGATTACTTGTGTGCATCaactttttgatttattatattttttgaagtatcaaaatgcattgaaaaaacctgcataaataatgttttatgaaaaataaaaatatctaacttGCAGTGAAGCACATGACACGTAGCTAGCAAGTTCTATAAAATGAGTTAGCAAAGTAGAAAACAAACTTGTAATAGATTTGTGCACATTGCCATTTCACCATAAGTTACATTAGCTCTCAAAACTTTTACATTAGCTCTCAAAACTTTTACATTGAAACTTATAATACTAGAACTAACAAAACATACTAGCAGAAATATAGTAAGCTtgcaacaaaataagaatcaagACATCAAATTTCCTTTGTGCCTTTGAAACATAAAATGTAAATTATTAGGGCACAATTAATAATAACTTATAGGAAATAATTAATCTACATCAAATATGCtaaataacataaatcaactTTGTCAAACATAATTATTGtgaacattgattttttttttagccctgtttgtttcatgaaaaatggttttttagaaattattttccaaacttttctgtgtttgtttgtcattagaaaaattgatcaacgaaaaacactttacaataaaagaaaaatttagcttggtttctaggaaattattttccttttattttaggtggaaaatactttttagaagttgtgaaaaatttagaaatgtcttGTTAtatgctgattatatcaaatttgatcctcaaacttttaattgttatatattttgttttgatttttttctttcaatttcaacccttagaatttgatttaatttgatttttatatcaatcttggtctttatttttataattgttatttgcttttctcttatcatttttaattgaaatttttttatctatcaaatctggtcctcattcttttgatcgttatttactttatttgaaataatttttaaaattgtaattttttttaatttcatcctctttcaacttttttatttgttagatttgatctctattatttttattgttatttattttatttgagatattttatgaaattagatttttttttaattttattatcattcaactttttaatttgtaagatttgttccttattattttaataaacttgaaaaaaaattaacaatttatttttcagtttattttttatgacatagtcaaatacttaaaaatattttttaatatattttttatgatattatcaaatatcaaaatataatttactttttaaaaatttaattttcaagaaaattaccttttttaaaaaatatatgtttttagcaaacaaaagggttaatgttaatttttttatatatgacatGGGGTAGAGTGCAAGCCAGCTAGCCGGATAGTCTTTGGTGGATATTCTTTAGGACTTGGAGGGAATAAACACAAAAGGTAcgattttttttagatggaaATCTGAGCTTTATTGACCATATATGTCTTGCCAGGTGGCTTCTTGTCTTTCCTTAACTGTCATGTCTCATTTGATAATTAGGAATTCCTGGCAGGGctgctttattttattgttatattagtttggttttgtgtttttttaatgaagttggTGGGTCCAGAAACACTCatttggattttatatatatatatatatatatatatatatatatatatatatatatatatatatatatatatattgtgattCAAAAgataattaactataaacttgcacaattattttactatatattaaaacatttgaaaaaaacacgGTAGAAATACTATAGATTTACTGTAAACAAAGACACATTGCCCTGTGGAAGAAACTGTGTCATAGAGTATTTGCACTGTGGACAACACTGTTGTACCATGGGGCAttcctttcctttgtttttagTCAATAATTACGGGTGGGGGTGTGACCTTCTCTACCAAAAGCCGCTGGGTTTGACTTTGGTAGCCGGACCCAACGCTGTTGTGTTTGGTTGACAAGTTAGACCTAAAACACTTCCAAAACATGCCAATAATGTTGAGTCCTGCATTCCAGCCAAACCCAACAGAGTATTTGACTGTGAACACATAATGTTCGACTGTGGACGACACTGTAGCGCCTGTGGGGGGGCGTTGTCTTTTCTGTTTGTAAGTCAGAAAGGCTTGCTGGGTCGTTGCAGCAGGACCTAATAGCTTTGGGTCCTGCTTCCACTAGGACCTAATGGCGTTGGGTCTTGCTGGAACCATTAGAGTTGGGTCCTGCCTCAATAGGACCCATGACtataattttttccctttttcataCGGGTATGGCTGCGTAGCCAGACCCAGCAGCCATACCCAATTAAATTTCTTGGCCGTTGTCttctttgatttaaatttatttttcaaaataaattgattgtACTGTGGACAACACTATAGCATTTTCCCAGATCAATCCTAGCTTTATCATCTACACACGCACGCACATgcacttttttccttttttgacaAGGAATTAAAGTTAATCAATGCAAGAAAGTAGTAAGATCACTGACATCGGCATAGGaagattgtaaaaaaaaaattgatttccttCGGTGGATGGATTGGGAATCCATATTATCACGTACGTGAGAATTCAATCCCCCATGCCTCTCTATGCCTATGTACATCGTAAATATATACATTTTCTTCACTATAGTATAACACCACCATTGAATATAATGGAAGACCATTGATCAATAAGGACGACTGGCTTCCAGACCTGGAGCCATacctaattaaatttctttgttgttgccTTCTTTGacttaaatttatttctcaaaataaattgatgaatttttttttatattgtataaaagttaggtgatgataatttttttccccatttcagattgggttgaatttcctaattaaatcatgtttgattttgcgtttcgaaaattctttgaaaaaaatttgacaatttttaagtttttttctttgcttcaaattaatatttttgttatgtttttgtattttttttaaaatatatatgttgagaTTTTGTCTAGCTGCGACGCCAAacccaataaatttttttattttttttacttcaaaataatattttcttcatgtttttgtattatttttaaataattttttttaaaaaaatattgagattgtAGACGGTTGAGAGGTGAGaaacaagaaatttaaaaaattttaatttttttctttactttaaattaatattctttcgatatttttgtattatttttaaaaaaattata includes:
- the LOC7477022 gene encoding probable nucleoredoxin 1 codes for the protein MANEDVSHDLSSLLSSEERDFLIRNNGDQVKVSNLVGKIVGFYFSGSWCGPCRNFTPLLVEVYEQLSSKGGFEVVFISSDGDDESFNTYFSEMPWLAIPFSDTETRQRLKEVFKVRGIPRLVIFDTNGKVSSDNGVRHVKEHGVDGYPFNLDRLNFLKEQEENAKKNQTISSILVSSSRDYVISNDGKKIPVLDLEGKLVGLYFSAHAHRMCREFTPKLVELYKTLKEKGENFEVVLISLDDEEEDFKESFETMPWLALPFKDKSCEKLVRYFELRTIPNLVIIGQDGKTLNPYVAELIEEHGIEAYPFTPEKLDELAAIEKAKLESQTLESVLVNGENDFVIDKSGSKVPVSELVGKNILLYFSAQWCPPCRAFLPKLIEAYHTIKRKDNAFEVIFISSDRDQSTFDEFYSEMPWLALPFGDGRKQILSRKFKIQGIPAAVAIGPSGRTITKEARMHLTAYGADAFPFTEEHLKQLEEELEEKAKGWPEKVKHELHTEHELIRTKRSAYGCDGCGETGYRWSFYCKQCDFDLHPKCALKEDEDTGTEKGKEGWVCDGDVCRRA